Proteins from a single region of Pyrus communis chromosome 6, drPyrComm1.1, whole genome shotgun sequence:
- the LOC137738330 gene encoding uncharacterized protein isoform X2: MNTTATTSTGEQQSPPPLSDTDIIRVAQSCSSIPSYLLSTASHPTLLSYLTARSQSISPSKPVSDYTVSLLSLIALSPQFDSLSTLLSSLLRSYTQIFTSFRIPHDANSLKTIQFFHPLLPHVPITDLPQIVEPIVSFLPQIVDLEDAQILDLLPRCLNLIRNAEEIERGGHFVNSVIDKILEVNWSKGLVIKMVSIVRDFPVLDKTRAREFVDKVFVGMSRLDLQDLPSIVYQLLVLASKGFVKREVVEGIVMFFGSKMASKATSIVRQVEGTVLLHVNFAVKQDPTLGQEVMGLVRSDLRAFNHFTVAVLLSVSRVRKFGESSMGALKVTLLTTYRDYKFAKDCKWIPNDMKEEYLQNVKTVEEAMLRAVNESNCGREHIVPSMLQFAFLLLESADEGSRQEACNLSGLLGIEELAIQMLRTLFEAHDMARNEIIEQCKFRILSLKPEQSMAIIRLLGSLVQIYPYPMLEHVSRLKELLDYFAFMHGKVAAHLVSVLLPLLKFSRDLQDYTILVMRKAMFRREDAIRLAATGAVIDLILAEKQSKRDDTLLFQESSSQASSSQQSEMRYSVGGVLFQELSGLLQRCLYQQANVKEVMYHGLVKLVLVDPSSGGAVFDFLLPHFLHFYKEDEDVHLRINCCVKSESGKVYIEEPLDCLLSCISWMLLLQPHGKTEHLESSWACLGFSLSQENEAGRNLSGDSFYTAFLKIRKSLRNQSLEGIFGQSQDSGSSSFEEDKRKCCSFVLSGIIEVVLNAIATELEKATDRKKLDLEKELIEFVDLHDSLDKDAGISKQSTTIRRGNPRTTAHDMTNNMDSGQSKVTQGRVSFFATSSIYQILQTVLTLLNTDNSDNVATSQNHSQLTSKTTKCSAKMICFVLNASLSHIKSSSVLRNEDPLRTLIYGELKMLGPPLLKLIILLKSGPKMSDQKKKEAKGKKDVHGQRDHLHLALICLKELIMICSSTSHLTGLLEDMVSISTLQHADSNNESETISIINDQHLRSKELFIDKTLKPLFSELLALSFFSEVEIISDMIMIIGRKLPCELSNSHGAWAVSVCKNNEILSSKVGKSIVRLAICLSSPPDDLIISQDLARELLQVIGSEGNEPVKVSEAYPVINHLTSAVLNSCVLHTIEEVVADMDWATKKLKTFSLVYQKMVHFSQNNEQSSELAFEENLYPRAGAVVKVLSSFVSMSLNDTQAEILLRLAARFYKHLAQMSKLRIAPKGCRQIFPSLKFQKLVEVTCKQLTNPLYVFVDIMQKKQQENANKKGIINKIKRENRCIPDLIYQIEDYEKYLIQLSKVCKVNLLKHAKRSTARDFRIFPKENATPSDEANHANSNAVENESAEDLNANDNEGDDDDGLEKILSAESNSPMVAEDSGSENEEGDGLPSAKRLKRNNIVVEDSDDEA, encoded by the exons ATGAACACCACCGCAACCACATCCACCGGGGAACAACAATCACCACCCCCACTATCGGACACCGATATCATCCGAGTAGCCCAGTCCTGCTCCTCAATCCCCTCCTACCTTCTCTCCACAGCGTCCCACCCAACCCTCCTCTCTTACCTCACCGCCCGCTCTCAATCCATTTCGCCGTCGAAGCCAGTCTCCGACTACACcgtctctctcctctccctcaTCGCTCTGTCTCCCCAATTCGATTCTCTCTCTaccctcctctcctctctcctccgATCCTACACCCAAATCTTCACCTCCTTCCGAATCCCACACGACGCCAACTCCCTCAAAACCATCCAATTCTTCCACCCCCTCTTGCCCCACGTACCCATCACCGATCTTCCCCAAATAGTCGAACCCATTGTGTCATTTTTGCCCCAAATCGTCGATTTGGAGGATGCCCAAATCCTTGACCTTCTTCCCCGGTGCTTGAACTTGATTCGCAACGCTGAGGAGATTGAACGTGGCGGGCATTTTGTAAATTCGGTGATTGATAAGATTCTGGAGGTTAATTGGTCAAAAGGGTTGGTGATCAAGATGGTTTCGATTGTCAGGGACTTTCCGGTTCTAGATAAAACGAGGGCTAGGGAGTTTGTAGACAAGGTGTTTGTGGGAATGTCAAGGTTAGACTTGCAGGACTTGCCGTCGATTGTGTACCAGCTGCTGGTTTTGGCGTCTAAAGGGTTTGTTAAGAGAGAGGTAGTTGAAGGGATTGTGATGTTTTTCGGGTCAAAAATGGCGTCAAAGGCAACCTCTATTGTTAGACAGGTTGAAGGGACTGTGTTGCTTCATGTGAACTTTGCAGTAAAGCAGGATCCTACACTAGGACAAGAGGTGATGGGACTTGTGAGGTCGGATCTTAGAGCTTTCAATCACTTTACAGTTGCTGTTTTGTTGTCGGTTTCGAGGGTTCGGAAGTTTGGTGAGAGTTCGATGGGGGCTTTGAAAGTTACGCTGCTTACCACGTACCGTGATTACAAGTTTGCCAA AGATTGTAAGTGGATACCTAATGACATGAAGGAAGAATATCTGCAGAATGTCAAAACAGTGGAAGAGGCCATGTTAAGAGCT GTTAATGAGAGCAACTGTGGAAGAGAACATATTGTGCCGAGCATGTTGCAGTTTGCATTTTTATTGCTAGAGTCAGCGGATGAGGGAAGTCGTCAAGAGGCTTGCAATCTAAGTGGTTTGTTAGGCATTGAGGAGCTTGCTATTCAGATGCTGAGAACTCTATTTGAGGCCCATGACATGGCAAGGAATGAG ATTATCGAGCAGTGTAAATTTCGCATCCTTTCTTTAAAGCCAGAGCAGAGCATGGCAATCATAAG ACTGCTTGGTAGTCTGGTTCAAATTTATCCATACCCCATGCTAGAACATGTTTCCCGTCTGAAGGAATTGTTGGATTATTTTGCTTTCATGCATGGCAAGGTTGCTGCTCatcttgtttctgttttattaCCTCTCTTGAAGTTCAGCCGCGATCTTCAG GATTACACAATTTTGGTAATGCGTAAGGCGATGTTTAGACGAGAAGATGCGATTCGTCTTGCAGCAACTGGTGCTGTCATTGACCTAATTCTAGCAGAAAAGCAATCCAAGAGAGATGACACACTATTATTTCAAGAGTCATCTAGCCAAGCCAGTAGCAGCCAGCAATCTGAGATGCGCTACAGTGTGGGGGGAGTCCTTTTTCAAGAGCTTAGTGGTTTGCTACAGAGATGTCTTTATCAGCAG GCAAATGTCAAAGAAGTCATGTATCATGGACTTGTGAAGCTTGTGTTGGTGGACCCGTCAAGTGGTGGAGCTGTCTTTGATTTTCTGTTACCTCACTTCCTCCACTTCTATAAGGAG GATGAAGACGTTCACCTACGAATCAACTGCTGTGTTAAATCAGAGAGTGGCAAGGTTTATATAGAAGAGCCGTTAGATTGTCTTCTATCTTGTATCTCTTGGATGCTACTTTTACAACCGCATGGTAAAACTGAGCACTTGGAATCTTCATGGGCATGTTTGGGTTTCTCCCTTTCACAAGAAAACGAG GCAGGAAGAAATTTGTCAGGTGACTCGTTCTATACTGCTTTCTTGAAGATACGGAAGTCATTAAGAAATCAGAGTTTGGAAG GCATCTTTGGTCAATCTCAGGATTCCGGTTCTTCATCTTTTGAAGAGGACAAAAGAAAATGCTGCTCGTTTGTTTTATCAGGAATTATTGAAGTAGTCTTGAATGCTATTGCTACTGAGTTGGAGAAAGCAACAGACAGAAAGAAGTTGGATTTGGAAAAGGAGCTTATTGAGTTTGTTGACCTTCATGATTCATTGGATAAGGATGCAGGTATCTCCAAGCAGAGTACAACTATCAGAAGAGGGAATCCTCGCACTACTGCTCACGATATGACCAACAACATGGATTCAGGCCAATCAAAAGTGACACAAGGACGAGTATCTTTCTTTGCAACTTCAAGTATATATCAGATCTTGCAAACAGTGTTGACACTACTCAATACTGATAATTCTGATAATGTTGCGACTTCCCAAAACCATAGCCAGTTGACTAGCAAAACAACAAAATGCTCCGCTAAGATGATTTGTTTTGTGTTGAATGCATCCCTCAGTCATATAAAATCTTCATCTGTGCTGCGAAATGAAGATCCATTGAGAACGTTGATCTATGGGGAACTTAAGATGCTAGGACCCCCCTTGCTGAAGTTGATCATTTTGCTCAAATCGGGGCCAAAGATGTCagatcaaaagaaaaaggaagctaAAGGAAAGAAAGATGTTCATGGACAAAGGGACCATCTTCATCTAGCCTTGATTTGCTTGAAGGAGTTGATAATGATTTGTTCATCAACTTCACACTTGACTGGTTTGCTTGAGGATATGGTGTCaatctccactcttcagcatgcTGATTCAAATAATGAAAGTGAAACAATCTCGATAATCAACGATCAACATTTACGAAGCAAAGAACTGTTCATTgacaaaaccttgaagcctctaTTTTCTGAGCTTCTGGCACTTTCATTTTTCAGTGAAGTTGAG ATCATCTCTGACATGATAATGATCATCGGGCGCAAATTGCCATGCGAACTGAGTAACTCCCATGGAGCTTGGGCTGTTAGTGTTTGCAAAAACAATGAAATATTAAGCTCCAAGGTCGGAAAAAGCATTGTGAGGCTCGCTATATGTTTAAGCTCCCCACCAGATGATTTAATTATATCTCAAGATCTGGCTAGAGAGCTGTTACAAGTTATTGGATCAGAGGGAAATGAACCTGTGAAGGTGTCTGAAGCATACCCGGTCATAAACCATCTGACAAGCGCGGTATTAAATTCTTGTGTACTGCACACAATTGAAGAAGTTGTAGCTGATATGGATTGGGCCACCAAAAAGTTGAAGACATTCTCTTTAGTCTATCAAAAAATGGTTCATTTCAGTCAGAACAACGAGCAATCTTCTGAGTTGGCATTTGAGGAAAATCTTTACCCTAGGGCGGGAGCAGTGGTGAAAGTACTATCATCCTTTGTTTCAATGAGCCTCAATG ATACTCAAGCTGAGATATTGCTGCGATTGGCTGCGAGGTTTTACAAGCATTTAGCTCAGATGTCAAAGCTTAGAATTGCTCCTAAAGGTTGCAGACAGATCTTTCCTAGCCTCAAGTTTCAGAAGCTTGTGGAAGTAACCTGTAAACAGCTCACGAACCCGTTGTATGTCTTTGTGGACATTATGCAAAAG AAACAACAAGAAAATGCTAACAAAAAGGGGATCATCAACAAAATAAAGAGGGAGAACAGATGCATCCCAGACCTGATATATCAGATAGAAGACTATGAAAAGTATCTAATCCAGCTTAGCAAGGTGTGCAAAGTGAATCTATTAAAGCACGCCAAGCGAAGCACTGCGCGTGATTTCAGAATATTCCCGAAAGAGAATGCCACTCCAAGTGATGAAGCAAACCATGCCAACTCCAATGCAGTTGAAAACGAGTCAGCTGAGGATCTCAATGCCAATGACAACGAAGGAGACGATGATGACGGGTTGGAGAAGATTTTATCAGCAGAATCGAATAGTCCTATGGTTGCAGAGGATTCTGGCTCGGAGAATGAAGAAGGAGATGGCCTTCCTAGTGCAAAGAGGTTGAAGAGAAACAACATAGTTGTGGAGGACTCTGATGATGAAGCCTAA
- the LOC137738330 gene encoding uncharacterized protein isoform X1 — protein sequence MNTTATTSTGEQQSPPPLSDTDIIRVAQSCSSIPSYLLSTASHPTLLSYLTARSQSISPSKPVSDYTVSLLSLIALSPQFDSLSTLLSSLLRSYTQIFTSFRIPHDANSLKTIQFFHPLLPHVPITDLPQIVEPIVSFLPQIVDLEDAQILDLLPRCLNLIRNAEEIERGGHFVNSVIDKILEVNWSKGLVIKMVSIVRDFPVLDKTRAREFVDKVFVGMSRLDLQDLPSIVYQLLVLASKGFVKREVVEGIVMFFGSKMASKATSIVRQVEGTVLLHVNFAVKQDPTLGQEVMGLVRSDLRAFNHFTVAVLLSVSRVRKFGESSMGALKVTLLTTYRDYKFAKDCKWIPNDMKEEYLQNVKTVEEAMLRAVNESNCGREHIVPSMLQFAFLLLESADEGSRQEACNLSGLLGIEELAIQMLRTLFEAHDMARNEIIEQCKFRILSLKPEQSMAIIRLLGSLVQIYPYPMLEHVSRLKELLDYFAFMHGKVAAHLVSVLLPLLKFSRDLQDYTILVMRKAMFRREDAIRLAATGAVIDLILAEKQSKRDDTLLFQESSSQASSSQQSEMRYSVGGVLFQELSGLLQRCLYQQANVKEVMYHGLVKLVLVDPSSGGAVFDFLLPHFLHFYKEDEDVHLRINCCVKSESGKVYIEEPLDCLLSCISWMLLLQPHGKTEHLESSWACLGFSLSQENEAGRNLSGDSFYTAFLKIRKSLRNQSLEGIFGQSQDSGSSSFEEDKRKCCSFVLSGIIEVVLNAIATELEKATDRKKLDLEKELIEFVDLHDSLDKDAGISKQSTTIRRGNPRTTAHDMTNNMDSGQSKVTQGRVSFFATSSIYQILQTVLTLLNTDNSDNVATSQNHSQLTSKTTKCSAKMICFVLNASLSHIKSSSVLRNEDPLRTLIYGELKMLGPPLLKLIILLKSGPKMSDQKKKEAKGKKDVHGQRDHLHLALICLKELIMICSSTSHLTGLLEDMVSISTLQHADSNNESETISIINDQHLRSKELFIDKTLKPLFSELLALSFFSEVEVTGISFLFQIISDMIMIIGRKLPCELSNSHGAWAVSVCKNNEILSSKVGKSIVRLAICLSSPPDDLIISQDLARELLQVIGSEGNEPVKVSEAYPVINHLTSAVLNSCVLHTIEEVVADMDWATKKLKTFSLVYQKMVHFSQNNEQSSELAFEENLYPRAGAVVKVLSSFVSMSLNDTQAEILLRLAARFYKHLAQMSKLRIAPKGCRQIFPSLKFQKLVEVTCKQLTNPLYVFVDIMQKVLFRFSALSSRSISLILASQKQQENANKKGIINKIKRENRCIPDLIYQIEDYEKYLIQLSKVCKVNLLKHAKRSTARDFRIFPKENATPSDEANHANSNAVENESAEDLNANDNEGDDDDGLEKILSAESNSPMVAEDSGSENEEGDGLPSAKRLKRNNIVVEDSDDEA from the exons ATGAACACCACCGCAACCACATCCACCGGGGAACAACAATCACCACCCCCACTATCGGACACCGATATCATCCGAGTAGCCCAGTCCTGCTCCTCAATCCCCTCCTACCTTCTCTCCACAGCGTCCCACCCAACCCTCCTCTCTTACCTCACCGCCCGCTCTCAATCCATTTCGCCGTCGAAGCCAGTCTCCGACTACACcgtctctctcctctccctcaTCGCTCTGTCTCCCCAATTCGATTCTCTCTCTaccctcctctcctctctcctccgATCCTACACCCAAATCTTCACCTCCTTCCGAATCCCACACGACGCCAACTCCCTCAAAACCATCCAATTCTTCCACCCCCTCTTGCCCCACGTACCCATCACCGATCTTCCCCAAATAGTCGAACCCATTGTGTCATTTTTGCCCCAAATCGTCGATTTGGAGGATGCCCAAATCCTTGACCTTCTTCCCCGGTGCTTGAACTTGATTCGCAACGCTGAGGAGATTGAACGTGGCGGGCATTTTGTAAATTCGGTGATTGATAAGATTCTGGAGGTTAATTGGTCAAAAGGGTTGGTGATCAAGATGGTTTCGATTGTCAGGGACTTTCCGGTTCTAGATAAAACGAGGGCTAGGGAGTTTGTAGACAAGGTGTTTGTGGGAATGTCAAGGTTAGACTTGCAGGACTTGCCGTCGATTGTGTACCAGCTGCTGGTTTTGGCGTCTAAAGGGTTTGTTAAGAGAGAGGTAGTTGAAGGGATTGTGATGTTTTTCGGGTCAAAAATGGCGTCAAAGGCAACCTCTATTGTTAGACAGGTTGAAGGGACTGTGTTGCTTCATGTGAACTTTGCAGTAAAGCAGGATCCTACACTAGGACAAGAGGTGATGGGACTTGTGAGGTCGGATCTTAGAGCTTTCAATCACTTTACAGTTGCTGTTTTGTTGTCGGTTTCGAGGGTTCGGAAGTTTGGTGAGAGTTCGATGGGGGCTTTGAAAGTTACGCTGCTTACCACGTACCGTGATTACAAGTTTGCCAA AGATTGTAAGTGGATACCTAATGACATGAAGGAAGAATATCTGCAGAATGTCAAAACAGTGGAAGAGGCCATGTTAAGAGCT GTTAATGAGAGCAACTGTGGAAGAGAACATATTGTGCCGAGCATGTTGCAGTTTGCATTTTTATTGCTAGAGTCAGCGGATGAGGGAAGTCGTCAAGAGGCTTGCAATCTAAGTGGTTTGTTAGGCATTGAGGAGCTTGCTATTCAGATGCTGAGAACTCTATTTGAGGCCCATGACATGGCAAGGAATGAG ATTATCGAGCAGTGTAAATTTCGCATCCTTTCTTTAAAGCCAGAGCAGAGCATGGCAATCATAAG ACTGCTTGGTAGTCTGGTTCAAATTTATCCATACCCCATGCTAGAACATGTTTCCCGTCTGAAGGAATTGTTGGATTATTTTGCTTTCATGCATGGCAAGGTTGCTGCTCatcttgtttctgttttattaCCTCTCTTGAAGTTCAGCCGCGATCTTCAG GATTACACAATTTTGGTAATGCGTAAGGCGATGTTTAGACGAGAAGATGCGATTCGTCTTGCAGCAACTGGTGCTGTCATTGACCTAATTCTAGCAGAAAAGCAATCCAAGAGAGATGACACACTATTATTTCAAGAGTCATCTAGCCAAGCCAGTAGCAGCCAGCAATCTGAGATGCGCTACAGTGTGGGGGGAGTCCTTTTTCAAGAGCTTAGTGGTTTGCTACAGAGATGTCTTTATCAGCAG GCAAATGTCAAAGAAGTCATGTATCATGGACTTGTGAAGCTTGTGTTGGTGGACCCGTCAAGTGGTGGAGCTGTCTTTGATTTTCTGTTACCTCACTTCCTCCACTTCTATAAGGAG GATGAAGACGTTCACCTACGAATCAACTGCTGTGTTAAATCAGAGAGTGGCAAGGTTTATATAGAAGAGCCGTTAGATTGTCTTCTATCTTGTATCTCTTGGATGCTACTTTTACAACCGCATGGTAAAACTGAGCACTTGGAATCTTCATGGGCATGTTTGGGTTTCTCCCTTTCACAAGAAAACGAG GCAGGAAGAAATTTGTCAGGTGACTCGTTCTATACTGCTTTCTTGAAGATACGGAAGTCATTAAGAAATCAGAGTTTGGAAG GCATCTTTGGTCAATCTCAGGATTCCGGTTCTTCATCTTTTGAAGAGGACAAAAGAAAATGCTGCTCGTTTGTTTTATCAGGAATTATTGAAGTAGTCTTGAATGCTATTGCTACTGAGTTGGAGAAAGCAACAGACAGAAAGAAGTTGGATTTGGAAAAGGAGCTTATTGAGTTTGTTGACCTTCATGATTCATTGGATAAGGATGCAGGTATCTCCAAGCAGAGTACAACTATCAGAAGAGGGAATCCTCGCACTACTGCTCACGATATGACCAACAACATGGATTCAGGCCAATCAAAAGTGACACAAGGACGAGTATCTTTCTTTGCAACTTCAAGTATATATCAGATCTTGCAAACAGTGTTGACACTACTCAATACTGATAATTCTGATAATGTTGCGACTTCCCAAAACCATAGCCAGTTGACTAGCAAAACAACAAAATGCTCCGCTAAGATGATTTGTTTTGTGTTGAATGCATCCCTCAGTCATATAAAATCTTCATCTGTGCTGCGAAATGAAGATCCATTGAGAACGTTGATCTATGGGGAACTTAAGATGCTAGGACCCCCCTTGCTGAAGTTGATCATTTTGCTCAAATCGGGGCCAAAGATGTCagatcaaaagaaaaaggaagctaAAGGAAAGAAAGATGTTCATGGACAAAGGGACCATCTTCATCTAGCCTTGATTTGCTTGAAGGAGTTGATAATGATTTGTTCATCAACTTCACACTTGACTGGTTTGCTTGAGGATATGGTGTCaatctccactcttcagcatgcTGATTCAAATAATGAAAGTGAAACAATCTCGATAATCAACGATCAACATTTACGAAGCAAAGAACTGTTCATTgacaaaaccttgaagcctctaTTTTCTGAGCTTCTGGCACTTTCATTTTTCAGTGAAGTTGAGGTAACCGGCATCT CTTTTCTATTTCAGATCATCTCTGACATGATAATGATCATCGGGCGCAAATTGCCATGCGAACTGAGTAACTCCCATGGAGCTTGGGCTGTTAGTGTTTGCAAAAACAATGAAATATTAAGCTCCAAGGTCGGAAAAAGCATTGTGAGGCTCGCTATATGTTTAAGCTCCCCACCAGATGATTTAATTATATCTCAAGATCTGGCTAGAGAGCTGTTACAAGTTATTGGATCAGAGGGAAATGAACCTGTGAAGGTGTCTGAAGCATACCCGGTCATAAACCATCTGACAAGCGCGGTATTAAATTCTTGTGTACTGCACACAATTGAAGAAGTTGTAGCTGATATGGATTGGGCCACCAAAAAGTTGAAGACATTCTCTTTAGTCTATCAAAAAATGGTTCATTTCAGTCAGAACAACGAGCAATCTTCTGAGTTGGCATTTGAGGAAAATCTTTACCCTAGGGCGGGAGCAGTGGTGAAAGTACTATCATCCTTTGTTTCAATGAGCCTCAATG ATACTCAAGCTGAGATATTGCTGCGATTGGCTGCGAGGTTTTACAAGCATTTAGCTCAGATGTCAAAGCTTAGAATTGCTCCTAAAGGTTGCAGACAGATCTTTCCTAGCCTCAAGTTTCAGAAGCTTGTGGAAGTAACCTGTAAACAGCTCACGAACCCGTTGTATGTCTTTGTGGACATTATGCAAAAGGTATTATTCCGATTCTCTGCCCTTTCTTCCC GTTCCATTTCATTGATACTTGCATCGCAGAAACAACAAGAAAATGCTAACAAAAAGGGGATCATCAACAAAATAAAGAGGGAGAACAGATGCATCCCAGACCTGATATATCAGATAGAAGACTATGAAAAGTATCTAATCCAGCTTAGCAAGGTGTGCAAAGTGAATCTATTAAAGCACGCCAAGCGAAGCACTGCGCGTGATTTCAGAATATTCCCGAAAGAGAATGCCACTCCAAGTGATGAAGCAAACCATGCCAACTCCAATGCAGTTGAAAACGAGTCAGCTGAGGATCTCAATGCCAATGACAACGAAGGAGACGATGATGACGGGTTGGAGAAGATTTTATCAGCAGAATCGAATAGTCCTATGGTTGCAGAGGATTCTGGCTCGGAGAATGAAGAAGGAGATGGCCTTCCTAGTGCAAAGAGGTTGAAGAGAAACAACATAGTTGTGGAGGACTCTGATGATGAAGCCTAA
- the LOC137736450 gene encoding FCS-Like Zinc finger 15-like, translating to MVGLSIVLEGGQKGSGVSKNVPQVINKATMIVINKPSSSSSFSFLPSPSSPSQITHTSFHFSSHSSVSPSSFGQPTFLDQCFLCKQKLLPGKDIYMYKGDRGFCSVDCRYRQIFMDEEEIVHKEKQKYCSSSPSASSDQRKGTRNRAGGFAY from the exons ATGGTGGGACTTAGCATAGTATTGGAAGGAGGTCAAAAGGGGAGTGGAGTTAGCAAAAATGTCCCACAAGTAATTAACAAAGCCACCATGATTGTCATCAAcaagccttcttcttcttcttctttttcttttttgccttCTCCTTCAAGCCCTTCACAAATAACCCACacaagttttcatttttcttctcacTCCTCAGTCTCACCCTCCTCCTTTGGGCAACCAACTTTTCTTGACCAATGCTTTCTCTGCAAGCAGAAACTCTTGCCTGGCAAGGACATCTACATGTACAA GGGGGACAGGGGATTTTGCAGCGTGGACTGCAGGTACAGGCAGATTTTCATGGACGAGGAAGAGATTGTTCACAAAGAGAAGCAGAAGTActgttcttcttctccttcagcTTCCTCTGATCAGCGCAAAGGGACCAGAAACCGAGCGGGTGGATTTGCCTACTGA
- the LOC137737557 gene encoding uncharacterized protein, with product MSEDAKRSVAGALSAKPNSDDRKPSSAVTTPAGKRVIIKSADMFQDMQKEAVDIAIGAFEKHSVEKDVAEYIKKEFDKKHGPTWHCIVGRNFGSYVTHETNHFVYFYLDQKAVLLFKSG from the exons ATGAGCGAAGACGCGAAGAGAAGCGTCGCCGGAGCTCTGTCGGCGAAGCCTAATTCTGACGACCGGAAACCCTCCTCGGCTGTCACCACTCCCGCCGGCAAGCGCGTCATCATCAAGAGCGCCGACATGTTTCAGGATATGCAGAAGGAGGCCGTCGACATCGCCATCGGG GCATTTGAGAAGCACAGCGTGGAGAAGGACGTTGCGGAGTATATAAAGAAGGAGTTCGATAAGAAGCATGGACCCACTTGGCATTGCATCGTCGGTCGTAATTTTG GTTCGTATGTGACTCATGAAACAAACCACTTTGTCTACTTCTACTTGGATCAGAAAGCAGTTTTGCTATTTAAGTCTGGTTGA